The following is a genomic window from Rhizobium sp. NRK18.
CGAACAGCGGCACGACATCTTCAACCCGGTAACCCGTCTCCTCGAGGATTTCGCGGCGCATGCCGTCGGCGGGATCGCCCTCCTCCAGATTGCCGGCCGGCGCTTCCAGCAGGAAATGCGGCAGCTTCTGCAGATAGACGGGAAGCCGGAACTGGCGGACGAAGGTGATGGTCTCGCTTTCGCGATTGAACAGGAGCACCGCCACCGCCCGGCCTCGATCGTATATTTCCCAGGTGATGCGCGACGTGTCGCCACCCGAGCGGGTGTAGTCGAAGGTCACCTCGCTCAAACGGCTCCAGCCCTGCCAGATCGTCCTGTCCTCGACGATCTCGATCTTCGTCCTCTCAAACTTGCTCATGCGAATTCCGGTTGCTCGGCTGTCACCTTTTCCAGCCAGACGCGGTTGTCGTGGATGGCCGCGCCGCCATAGGGGGCGACGCAGTCGGCGCCGGTCAGGACGTTGATGCCCTCGCCGTCGAGATGGGCGCTGTTGGGCCAGAGCCCCTCGGCGATCAGCGTGCCGCGCTTCATCTCGTCGGTCACCTTGGCATGGATGCGCAGCGTGCCGCGATTGTTGCCGATGCGCACGACCGCGCCGTCTTCCACACCAAGCCGCGCGGCATCGTCGGGATGGATCATAAGTTCCGGCCGACCCTCCTTCTGCCGCGACGTCTTCGTCTCGGCAAAGGTGGAGTTCAGGAAATTGCGGGCGGGCGACGTGGCGAGGCGGAAGGGATGGGCCTCATCCACTTCCTCGATCAGTTCGACGTGATCGGGAAAGACCGGCAGGCGATCGACGGCTCCGAGAACGCCGACCGATTCCGGCGGGCGGTTGGGCGCGGGCGTGCCGGTCCAGTCAGGCCGGAAGCGGAACTTGCCGCCCGGATGGGCAAAGCCGTTCAGGTAATGGGCATCCTCGAAGGCCGGCTGGCGGTCGAACCATTTTTCCTCGGCCAGCGTATCGAAGTCCGGCAGGCCGGACGCCGTCAGCATGGCGGCGATATGCTCGCGTTCGCTCATGCCGAAACCCGGACGGTCGGCGACGCCGAGCCGCTTTGCCAGTTCCTCGATGACGAAGAGATTGGTGCGCACGGTCGCCGGCGGCTCCGTCACCTTCGGGCCGATCAGGATGTGGCTCTGACCGCCGCCACGATAGATGTCATCATGTTCGAGGAACATGGTGGCCGGCAGAACGATGTCGGCAAGCTCGGCGGTATCCGTCATGAACTGTTCGTGGACGGCGACGAACAGGTCGTCGCGCAGAAAGCCCTGCTTCACAAGCCGCTGCTCGGGCGCGATGTTCACCGGATTGGTGTTCTGGATCAGCATGGCCGTCACCGGGCCGCGGTGACGAAGCGCCTCGGCGTCACCGGTCAGCACCCGGCCGACCTGCGACTGGTCGAGCATGCGGATGTCCGGGTCGACCATCGCCGTGCCTTTGACGATCGCCGTGTTGATCTTGAAGATGTCGGAATTCGAATGGAACGCGCCGCCACCCTCGTGCTGCCAGGAGCCGAGAACCGTGGCGATCGAAAGCGCCGCGTGCATGGCGACCGCGCCGTTGCGCTGGCGGGTGAAACCGTAGCCGAGGCGGAAATAGCTCTTCGGCGTCGTGCCGACGAGTTTGGCGAAGGTCTCGATCTCGTCCACGGTGAGACCGGTAATGCCGGCCGCCCATTCCGGCGTGCGGGTCTTCAGGTGCGCCTCAAGGCCGGCCGGATCGTCGGCAAAGCGGGCCATGTAGTCGCGGTCGGCATAACCGTCGCGAAAGGCGATGTGCATGACGGCGCAGGCGAGTGCTGCGTCCGTGCCGGGCCTCAGAATCAGCTTCAGATCCGCCTGCTTCATGGTCGGGTTGTCATAGATGTCTATGGCGACGATCTTGGCGCCGCGTTCCTTGCGGGCGCGGATCGCGTGCGTCATGACATTGACCTGGGTGGCAACCGCATTGGTGCCCCAGATCACCACGCAATCGGACTTGGCCATCTCGCGCGGATCCGGTCCGCGCAAGGTGCCGGTACCCATGGTGTAGCCGGTCCAAGCCATGTTGGTGCAGATCGTGCCGAAGAAGCCGGAATAGCGCTTGGCGTGGCGGAGGCGCTCGATCGAATCGCGCTGCACTAGCCCCATGGTGCCGGCATAGAAATACGGCCAGACTGCCTCGGAGCCGTCCTTTGCCTCCGCCTTGACGAAGGCCTCGGCGATCTCGTCGAGCGCTGCGTCCCAGGAAACCTCCTGCCAGTTCCCCTCGCCTTTCGCGCCGATCCGCCGTTTCGGCGCCATCAGCCGGTCCGGGTGATAGAGCCGCTCGGAATAGCGGGCGACCTTGGCGCAGATGACGCCGGCGGTATAGCTGTTGTCGGCGGACCCGCGCACGCGGCCGACCTTGCCGTCGGCGGTCAGCTCGACGTCGAGCGCGCATGTGGATGGACAGTCGTGCGGACAGGCCGTATGACCGGTGGAGGATTGCGAGCGGATGGGTGCGGCGATGTTCATACGTCTCTTATAGAGGAGAGACCGGACGCCCCAAAGTCGGAAATGTCCGCATTCCAAGAAATCATCGGAGCGATCACGTCAGCGAATGAACTACCGCCACATCTACCATGCCGGCAACTTCGCCGATGTCCTGAAGCACGCCCTACTCGCCCGCATCATTCGTTATATGCAGGCCAAGGACAAGGCCTTCCGGCTGATCGACACCCATGCCGGCATCGGGCTCTACGACCTCACCTCCGAGGAGGCGCAGAAGACCGGCGAATGGCGCGACGGCATCGGCCGGCTGATCGGCGCGAACCTGCCGCCAAAGGTGGCTGAAATCCTTGAGCCGTACCTTTCGGCCGTTCAGAGCCTGAATCCGGAAGGCGGCGTAACCCATTATCCCGGCTCGCCAAAACTTGCCCGTATCCTGTTCCGTCCGCAGGACCGGCTGTCGGCGATGGAACTGCATCCGACGGACGCCGCGGTCCTGAAATATGTCTTCGAGGGCGACTATCAGGTGCGGGTGACCGAGCTCGACGGCTGGCTGGCGCTCGGCGCGCATCTGCCGCCGAAGGAAAAGCGCGGTGTTGTCCTGGTCGACCCGCCCTTCGAGGAGGAGGGCGAGTATGAACGCCTGGTCGAGGGCCTTGCCAAGGCCTACAAGCGCTTTCCCGGCGGCACCTACTGCCTCTGGTATCCGATCAAGCAGGGCGCGCCGATCAAGGACTTTCACCAGGCGCTACGCGACACCGGCATCCAGAAGATGCTGGCAGCCGAACTCTCGGTCAAAAGCGACCGCGACACGACCGGGCTCAGCGGCACCGGCATGATCGTCGTCAATCCACCGTTCACCCTGAAGGACGAGCTGCACACGCTCCTGCCCTTCCTCAAGGAAACCTTGGCGCAGGACCGCTTCGCCTCGGGCAAGGCCTTCTGGATTCGCGGCGAAGGCGAGGAAGGCTGAACGATGCGACGCTATGCCGGTTTCCTCCTGCTTGCGCTGTTCATTGCAGCCGGAGGAGCGACCGGGCTGATGCGTGGCGGCAGCGATGGCGAAGGCATAAACGAAACAGCCCCGGCGCCGGTGGCCAAGGTCGCGAAATCCGATACGCCGGCGAGCGCCGTGCCGGTCGGCTCCGGCTTCGATTTCTACGTCCTCTCGCTCTCCTGGTCGCCGACCTTCTGCGCGGGTCCGTCCGGTGGCAATTCTGGCCAGCAATGCGGCCCCGGTAAATCCTTCGGCTTCATCGTCCACGGCCTGTGGCCGCAATATGAAAAAGGCTATCCCGAGTCGTGCTCGACGGCTGAGACGGGCCGCATTCCCGACGGTCTGGTGCGCGAACTCGCTCCGATCATGCCATCGGCGGGGCTGATGCGGCACGAATGGGAAAAGCACGGCACCTGTTCGGGCCTCAGCCGCGAGGATTATTTCGACGTGCTGAAAACCGCGCGCGGCAAGATCGCCGTGCCGAAATCGCTGGAGCGGCCGCGCCAGCGCCAGACCCTCGCCGTCAACGAGATCGAGCGCCAGATGATCGCTGCGAACCCCGGCCTCAAGCCGCAAGGCGTCGCCGTCACCTGCGAGCGCGGGCAGCTTGACGAAATCCGGATTTGCCTTACCAAAGACCTCGAATTCCGGACGTGCCCGGAGGTCGACCGACAGTCCTGCCGCGCCGGCCAGATCACCGTTCCGCCGGTCCGCTGAACCGGCAACACCAAGGGAGACCCCATGAAGCTGCTCTACTCCACCACCTCGCCCTACTCTGCCAAGGTGCATATGGCGATCCGCTATCTGGGAATCGACGTCGACGCCGTGAAGGTCAACACGACCACCGCGCCGGCCGAACTCGTCGAGCAGAATCCGCTCGGCAAGATCCCGACGATCGTGACCACCGATGGCGACGCCGTCTATGACAGCCGGGCGATCATGCAGTTCCTCGATCAGGAATACGGCCGCAAGCTCTATCCGCACAAGAAGAAGAAGCGGGCCGAGGCGCTGGTGCTCGAAGCCCTTTGCGACGGGATCACCGATTGCCTCGTCGCCAGCATCTACGAACGCCGGTTCCGGCCGGAGGAGAAGGTGCACGAGCCATGGCTCGAATGGCAGTGGACGAAGGTTCAGCGCGGGCTCGACTATCTCGACAAGAATCTGCCGAAGACGCCGAAGACCCTGCATGGCGGACATTTCGCGCTGGCAGCCCTTGTCGGCTACCTGCAGCTTCGCTTCGAAGGCCGCTGGGAAGAGGGCCGCGAGAATCTCACGGCCTGGCCGGTGAAATTCGAGAAGCGCTTCCCGGAATTCCCGGCGCTGAAATCCCAGGGCTGACGGCGCGGGCCCGACGTCTCAGGACTGACAGGAAGCAGGACACAAAAAAGCCGGGGCAGAACCCCGGCTTTTCCGTCTGTCGATTTCCTCTGCGGAAATCAGAACTTGACGCCGATACCGACCTTGACGGAGTGCTCGTCGAAGCCGCGCGAGAACGAGCTGCCACCGACATCATAGTCACGGTCAAAGTAGTTGGTGTAGTCGTATTCGACGCGGGCCGTGATGTTGTTGGTCACGAAGGCTTCCGCACCGACGCCGACGGTCGCACCGTACTGGATCTTGCTTTCGGAATCGCCGTTGCCCGAGATCTTGCCGTCGGCCATTGCGAGACCGCCCGTGCCGTAGATCAGGAAGGGGTTCAGGTCGTAACCGACGCGGCCCTTGATGGCGCCGTTCCAGCCGGTCTTGCCCTTGAAGCCGGGAGCGACCTCACCGTCAACGCCGGAATAACCGATGTCGCCTTCGACGCCGTAGACCATCTGGCCAGCCTGCCAATTGTAGCCGCCGTAGAAGCCGCCGCCGATACCATCGCCGTTCAGCTTGCTGCCGTCGCCGAAGCGGGCCCAGTTATAGTCGCCTTCACCACCGAGGTAGAAACCCTGCCAGGTCGGAGTCACCGGAGCGACGTCGTTGGCGACCGGCGGCGGAGCCGGCGGAGATTCGATGGCATCAGCTGCCTGGGCCTGAGCAATCCCCGCGATCATTGCGGTGGACGTGAGAAGAGTGATCAACACAGTACGCATATTTTATTTCCTTTCGGATTGATGCCGACTGCCTTAGCGGCAACCCAGCGAAATTCAGTTTCCCCCGCCAGGACGAATGAGAATTTGGATCGCGAATGAGGAATTGCCAGAGCCGAAATGTGAAATATTTGCGGCACAATGATGGTGTATTTACGGTGTTGCTTTTACGCAACGCATATTTTACATATCTTAATACAGATTAATCGAGCAATCTCCAATTTAATATTTAATTAATACACAAATATACTGAAAGTAAAAAACGAAATTAAAAGCGGACGACACTTGCCGCACTCTTTATCATCCGGATCGAACGCCTATATCATGGCATTGAGACTCTGTTTTCATGCGAGGAACGACTTTTGACGGCAAATATTCCACGTGTCGCCCTGGTCACCGGGGCCGCAAAAAGGCTTGGCCTGGCCATGGCGAAAGACTTGGCGAAAGATGGCTTTGCCGTCGCAATTCATGCCAATACTTCCCTTGACGAAGCCGAAGAGGCCGCCGCCGCCCTGGTCGCCGATGGGCACCGGGCGATCGCCGTCAAGGCCGACCTTTCCGACGCCGAGGAAACGGAGACGCTTGTCGATGCTGTCAAGGCACGTTTGGGGCCGGTTGGTGTCCTCGTCAATAACGCCTCCGTCTTCGTTCACGACAGCGTCAAGGAGATGAACGCCAAGGCATGGGACCTGCATTTCGCGCTGCATGTACGCGCGCCCTCCCAGCTCGCCGCCGCACTTGCCCGGCAATTGCCGGCGGATGCCGAAGGGCTCGTCGTCAACATGGTCGACCAGCGCGTGCTGGCGCTCAATCCGCGATTCTATTCCTACACGCTGTCGAAATCGGCGCTTTACACCGCCACGAAGACGATGGCGCAGGCGCTCGCACCGCGCATCCGCGTCAATGCCATCGGTCCCGGACCGACCCTTCCCAACACGAGGCAGGAGCAGGAAGACTTCGACAAGCAGGTGGCGGCGGTGCTGCTGCAAAGAGGGCCGGAACTTGACGAATTCGGCCGGACCATCAAGTTCCTGATCGACACGCCGTCGATTACCGGGCAGATGATCGCGCTTGACGGCGGGCAGCATCTCGCCTGGCAGACGCCGGACATCATGGAGATCAGGGAATGAGCGGCAAGCCGGATGACGGCGGCATCCTGTACGGAGAGACGGACGACGAAGACGACGACGACATCGCCCCCGATGCCGGCGCCTCCGTCGGCGCGAGCATCGACTGGAACGAGGGCGACGGCCGGGCGCACGGGCTCGAGGGCGCCGAACTGATCGGCGCGTTCGTCAAGCACCTGCCGAATGCGCCGGGCGTCTATCGCATGTTCAACGAGGCCGGCGACGTGCTCTATGTCGGCAAGGCCCGCTCGCTGAAGAAGCGCGTCTCCAACTACGCCCAGGGCCGCGGCCATTCGAACCGCATCACACGGATGATTCGCGAAACCGCGCACATGGAATTCGTCACGACCCGGACGGAGACCGAGGCGCTGCTGCTCGAAGCGAACCTCATCAAGCGGCTGCGGCCGCGCTTCAACGTGCTTCTGCGCGACGACAAGTCGTTCCCCTACATCCTGATCACCGGCGACCATCGGGCGCCTGCCATCTTTAAGCATCGCGGCGCGCGTGCCCGAAAGGGCGACTATTTCGGTCCCTTCGCGTCGGCGTCTGCCGTCGGGCGGACAATCAATTCGCTGCAGCGTGCCTTCCTGATCCGCACCTGCACCGACAGCGTCTTCGAAAGCCGCACCCGCCCCTGCCTGCTGCACCAGATCAAGCGCTGTTCGGGCCCCTGCACGCACGAAGTCAGCGACGAGGACTATGCCGAGCTGGTGTCGGAGGCGAAGGACTTCCTTTCGGGCAAGAGCCAGAACGTGAAGGCGGCGATGGCGATTGCCATGAACGCCGCCGCAGAGGACCTCGATTTCGAGCGCGCCGCCGTCTACCGCGACCGGCTGGCGGCACTCTCGCATGTCCAGAGCCATCAGGGCGTCAATCCGGCCGGCATCGAGGAGGCGGACATCTTCGCCATCCACCACGAAGGCGGCCTGTCCTGCATCCAGGTGTTCTTTTTCCGCACCGGCCAGAACTGGGGCAACCGCGCCTATTTCCCGAAGGCCGATCCGGCGCTGACCGGCGCCGAAGTACTCAATGCCTTCCTGGCCCAGTTCTATGACGACAAGCCCTGCCCCAGGCAGATCCTGCTGTCGGAAAAGATCGAGGAAATGGAACTGCTGTCGCAGGCGCTCGGCGAAAAGGCCGGCTACAAGGTGACGGTTTCCGTTCCGCAACGCGGCGAGAAGAAGGACGTCACGGACCAGGTTCTGGCAAACGCACGCGAGGCGCATGGCCGCAAGCTTGCCGAAACCGCGTCGCAGTCCCGTCTCCTGCAGGGCTTTGCCGAGACCTTCGAGCTTGCCTATGTGCCGCGGCGCATCGAGATCTACGACAACTCGCACATCATGGGTACAAACGCCGTCGGCGGCATGGTGGTTGCCGGGCCGGAAGGCTTCGTGAAGAACCAGTACCGGAAGTTCAACATCAAATCGACGGACATCACGCCGGGCGACGACTTCGGCATGATGAAGGAAGTCATGACCCGGCGCTTCTCGCGTCTCCTGAAGGAGGAAGGCAAGCCGGACCGCTCGCCGGAAGCGGTGGCGACCGACGAGGATGCCAACTTTCCCGCCTGGCCGGACGTTATCCTGATCGACGGTGGCAAGGGGCAGATGAGCGCCGTGCGCGCCATCCTCGACGAACTCGGCATCAGCGACTGCGTGACCGCCATCGGCGTCGCCAAGGGTGCCGACCGCGAGGCCGGCCGCGAACGGTTCTTCGCCGGAAAGAAGGACGACTTCACCCTCCCCCCGCGCGACCCCGTGCTCTATTTCATCCAGAGAATGCGCGACGAGGCGCACCGGTTTGCCATCGGATCCCACCGCGCCCGCAGAAAGAAGGAGATGGTGAAAAATCCGCTCGACGAGATTTCCGGCATCGGCCCCGGCCGCAAACGCGCGCTCCTGCAGCATTTCGGCACGGCAAAGGCCGTTTCTCGCGCGGGACTTGCCGATCTCATGACCGTCTCCGGCATTTCGGAAACTGTCGCAAAGCAGATATACAATCACTTTCACGACGAACGGTCCGGCTGAGGTCGGGCTTCATCGTAAAAACGCCGCAAAGAAGAGTTGACGCCTTACCTTCAAAGTTTTCATCTAGCGTCAGCGTCTGCCGAAAAGAGAATACAGGACACCATGGCCTCTCCCGCTCTCAACATCCCCAACCTCCTGACCTACGGCCGCATTCTGGCCGTGCCGTTGATCGTGCTGTGCTTCTTCGCCGAAGGATCGCTGCACATGACGGACGTGGCGCGCTGGACGGCGCTTGGCCTGTTCATCGCGGCTTCGGTCACGGATTTCTTCGACGGCTATCTGGCGCGCATCTGGAACCAGACCTCCAATATCGGCCGCATGCTCGATCCGATCGCCGACAAGCTTCTGGTCGCCACCTGCCTGCTGCTGCTCGCCGCCGACACGGAAAAGACGATTGCCGGCTGGTCGCTGTGGGCCGCGATCATCATTCTCTGCCGCGAAATATTGGTCTCGGGTCTGCGCGAATATCTGGCCGAACTGAAGGTCAGCGTACCGGTGACGCGGATCGCCAAGTGGAAGACCACCGTGCAGATGATTGCACTCGGCTTCCTGCTGGCCGGTCCGGCCGGCGACAAGTATTTCGCCTACACCACCGATCTCGGCATCGCGCTGCTGTGGCTCGCCGCCCTGCTGACGGTCTACACCGGCTATGATTATTTCCGGGCCGGCCTGAAGCACGTCGTCGGAGATGAAGTGTGACGAAGCTCGTCTATTTCGCCTGGGTGCGCGAAAAGATCGGCAAGGCGGAGGAGGATCTCGCCCTGCCTGCCGAGGTGGAGACGGTCTCGGACCTCATCGACTATCTGAAGGCGCAGGGCGAGGAATATGACGCGGCGCTGCAGTTCCCGAAAGCGATCCGGGTGGCGATCAACCAGGAGCATGTCGAACACGACGAACGCATTGCCGGCGCCCGGGAAATCGGCATCTTCCCACCAATGACGGGTGGGTGAGCCGCGATCCGCAAAGCGGAGCAATCGATCCAGTGAGTCGATTGCAGCGTCGAACGCCTGGAGCCATGCGAAGGGCCAGGAAATCGTCGCCTTGCGCGCAACATCTAGAACCGAATCTGAAGACAGTACGGCCATGACCAAGATCGTCCCCACCATCCGCGTCCAGCGCGAGGATTTCGACCTTGCCGCCGAATGCGCGAGGCTGACGGCGGGCCGTGCCGACATCGGCGCGGTGGTAACCTTCACCGGGCTTTGCCGTGATGAAGGCGGTACGCTTTCGGCTCTGGAGCTCGAGCATTATCCCGGCATGGCGGAGGCCGAGATTTCCCGCATCGCCGGGCTGGCGATCGAGCGCTTTGAGCTGCAGGGCCTGACCGCGATCCACCGCTTCGGCAAGATCTCGCCCGGCGAGAATATCGTCCTGGTCATTGCCGCCGCCGCGCACCGCCAGGCCGCCTTCGACGGCGCCAATTTCGTGATGGACTTTCTCAAGACCTCCGCCCCTTTCTGGAAGAAGGAATATCAGGCGGACGGAAAGCTCGGTGACTGGGTGTCGGCAAAGGACGCCGACGACCGCGCGCAGGAAAAATGGCAGACACAATAAAAAACGGCACCCGAGCGGCGCCGTTTTCACGAGTCTTTTCAAACCGGTCCGAAGACCGGCTCACAGAGTGATTCAGCCGACGATTTCGGTGCCGGAGAACCAGTAGGCGATTTCTTCGGCAGCGGTTTCCGGAGCGTCGGAGCCGTGAACGGAGTTTTCGCCGATCGACAGGGCGTGAACCTTGCGGATGGTGCCTTCGGCAGCGTTTGCCGGGTTGGTGGCGCCCATGACTTCGCGGTTCTTGGCGATTGCGTTTTCACCTTCGAGAACCTGAACGACGGTCGGGCCGGACGACATGAAGTCGACCAGTTCGCCGAAGAACGGACGTTCCTTGTGAACGGCGTAGAAGCCTTCGGCTTCGCGGCGGCTCATCCAGACGCGCTTGGATGCGACGACGCGCAGGCCGACATCTTCGAGCATCTTGGTGATGGCGCCGGTCAGGTTGCGCTTGGTGGCGTCCGGCTTGATCATGGAGAAGGTGCGTTCAATCGCCATTTCGGTTTCATCCCTTGCATTGATTGAGGAGGTTTGGGCGGCTCAATAGCCGCCTTCCGCCTGCAAAACAAGAGGGACGAGGACAGAATCGCCGGCCGACGAGCGGCCCGGCGAGGCTATCAAGCGGCATCGACCGAGCGACCGAGCCCGTCGTGAAGGTCGAGGCAACCTTCGAACCAGTCATTGACCGGATCGCCGGCCGCCAGCACCTTGGCATCGGAGACGATCCTCAGCCACTGCAGCGCGCCGAACAGGATGTAATCGGCAAACAGCGGGCTGTCGCCGCCGAGGAAGGGCTGGAACTTCAGCATGTGCCGCATCGGCTCGAGCTTGGCGGAAAAGCCGGCGATTTCCTGCTCGCGGCCGGCCGCCACCTCTTCCAGCGAGCGAGAGAAACGCTGCTCGCGATTTTCACGAAAATAGGCCTGATCCTTGGGGGCCAGCATGTCGTGGATGTCGAGAATGGCGATCTTCGTGATCGCCGGATGCACGACGAACTGCGAATAGCCCTCGACGAAGCGCGACAGGGCCTTGCCGCCTTCCCCGCGAAACAGCGACGGCGTCTCGGGATAGGTCGCATCCAGATAGAGAGCGATCCGGAAACTGTCGATCACCACCGTGCCGTTGTCGACGAGAAGCGGAACCGTCTTGGTCGCGCCGCCCTCGATATGCGGGATGCCGGTAAACGGCGTCGGGACTTCCCGGTAGGCGAGCCCCTTGTGGGCCAGCGCCATCTTGGTCTTCCACACATGCGGAGAAAAGGGACGTGTCTCGTCGGCACCGCACAGCGAGTAAAGCAATCTGGTCATCAAACGGGGGCTCCAATGGTTTCGGCAATGTTTTGGGCGGGGCAATCATAGCAGGTCATCGCGACATGATAATCCAATCAGTATTTTTCATGGATCCGGCTGTTTCCAAACCGCCCCGCCCGGCTGACAATCCGCCACAAAGAAACGGAGGATTTCATGCGCGATCACTTCAAGATGTTTGCCGCCTATAACCGCTGGGCCAATAGCCTGCTCTACGCGGCGGCGTCCGATCTGACGACAGAGGAATTCAACGCCGACAAGGGCGCCTTCTTCGGTTCGCTTTGCGGCACGCTCAACCATGTCCTGCTGGCCGACCGGATCTGGATGAAGCGCTTCACCGGCACGGGCGACGTCCCGGCGCGGCTCGATGGCGTCCTCTATCCGGAGTTCGCCGATCTTTCGAATGCCCGCAGGCAGGAAGACGAGCGGATCTTCGACTGGATCGCCAGCCTGACGGAAGAACAGCTCGCCGCCGAGATCACCTACACGCCGATCACCAATCCGGTGACGATCACGCAGAGCCTTACCCCGACCCTGTTCCATTTCTTCAACCATCACACGCATCATCGCGGCCAGGCGCATATGACGCTGACGGCGCTCGGAAAGCCGTCACTCGCCCTCGACCTCATCTATTTCCTGCGATCGGATGACGGCGCCGCCTACGCCTGATGCCAACGGACCGTTAACCGTCAGATCAGCTTTTCGGCGAGCAACGCCTTGATTTTCACGCGAAATTAAACGGCTCGCGCCCCTACTGCCGCAAAAGCTTTAGGTGGCGGAGGCGCGTCATGTGGTCGATCGACCGGAAGAAGACGGAAGCGGACAATATCAATGCCCTGATGCAACGGCTCAAGGTCCGGGGCTTGCCGCGCAATTACGAGCTCTTCTACGAGGCGCTCTACGGCGCCCAGGACGAGTTGCGCAAGGAC
Proteins encoded in this region:
- the moaD gene encoding molybdopterin converting factor subunit 1, with amino-acid sequence MTKLVYFAWVREKIGKAEEDLALPAEVETVSDLIDYLKAQGEEYDAALQFPKAIRVAINQEHVEHDERIAGAREIGIFPPMTGG
- a CDS encoding molybdenum cofactor biosynthesis protein MoaE, which encodes MTKIVPTIRVQREDFDLAAECARLTAGRADIGAVVTFTGLCRDEGGTLSALELEHYPGMAEAEISRIAGLAIERFELQGLTAIHRFGKISPGENIVLVIAAAAHRQAAFDGANFVMDFLKTSAPFWKKEYQADGKLGDWVSAKDADDRAQEKWQTQ
- the ndk gene encoding nucleoside-diphosphate kinase; translation: MAIERTFSMIKPDATKRNLTGAITKMLEDVGLRVVASKRVWMSRREAEGFYAVHKERPFFGELVDFMSSGPTVVQVLEGENAIAKNREVMGATNPANAAEGTIRKVHALSIGENSVHGSDAPETAAEEIAYWFSGTEIVG
- a CDS encoding glutathione S-transferase family protein, with translation MTRLLYSLCGADETRPFSPHVWKTKMALAHKGLAYREVPTPFTGIPHIEGGATKTVPLLVDNGTVVIDSFRIALYLDATYPETPSLFRGEGGKALSRFVEGYSQFVVHPAITKIAILDIHDMLAPKDQAYFRENREQRFSRSLEEVAAGREQEIAGFSAKLEPMRHMLKFQPFLGGDSPLFADYILFGALQWLRIVSDAKVLAAGDPVNDWFEGCLDLHDGLGRSVDAA
- a CDS encoding DinB family protein, whose protein sequence is MRDHFKMFAAYNRWANSLLYAAASDLTTEEFNADKGAFFGSLCGTLNHVLLADRIWMKRFTGTGDVPARLDGVLYPEFADLSNARRQEDERIFDWIASLTEEQLAAEITYTPITNPVTITQSLTPTLFHFFNHHTHHRGQAHMTLTALGKPSLALDLIYFLRSDDGAAYA